One Serpentinicella alkaliphila DNA segment encodes these proteins:
- a CDS encoding biotin transporter BioY, which produces MTKNFKLKDMMYSSIFAALISVLGYVVIPLPFSPVPVTGQTLGIMLAGQLLAPFQAFLSVFIFILLGVAGVPVFSGGRSGIGVLAGPSGGYIVGFLVGAVVISLLCRKSNNIWKLGGSAIVGGIIVVYLLGVSRLNFLTGMGLEKAIVTGALPFIPGDILKVIAATLLAKRLKPHLKSR; this is translated from the coding sequence ATGACTAAAAATTTTAAACTAAAAGATATGATGTATTCTTCGATATTTGCTGCTTTAATTAGTGTACTAGGTTATGTTGTAATACCCCTTCCTTTTAGTCCTGTACCGGTAACTGGGCAGACTTTAGGGATTATGTTAGCTGGGCAGCTGTTGGCGCCATTTCAAGCATTCTTAAGTGTTTTTATATTTATACTGCTTGGAGTTGCTGGAGTTCCTGTTTTTTCAGGTGGTAGATCAGGAATAGGTGTTTTAGCCGGACCTTCTGGTGGGTATATTGTGGGTTTTTTAGTAGGAGCTGTAGTTATAAGTCTACTATGTAGAAAATCAAACAATATATGGAAATTAGGGGGTTCAGCGATAGTTGGAGGAATTATAGTTGTTTATTTATTAGGTGTATCTAGGCTAAACTTTTTAACTGGAATGGGGTTAGAGAAGGCAATTGTTACTGGTGCACTGCCATTCATACCAGGAGATATTTTAAAGGTAATCGCTGCAACATTGTTAGCTAAAAGGTTAAAACCACATTTAAAAAGTAGGTAG
- a CDS encoding cold-shock protein has translation MNGTVKWFNAEKGFGFITGEDGKDVFAHFSQINTNGFKTLEEGQKVSFNVTQGPKGLQAEDITAI, from the coding sequence ATGAATGGTACAGTAAAATGGTTTAATGCAGAAAAAGGATTTGGATTTATTACAGGAGAAGACGGCAAAGATGTTTTTGCACATTTTTCTCAAATAAATACCAATGGATTTAAAACACTTGAGGAAGGTCAAAAAGTTTCATTCAATGTAACTCAAGGACCTAAAGGTCTTCAAGCAGAAGATATTACTGCTATATAA
- a CDS encoding 3-isopropylmalate dehydratase large subunit has translation MGKTLAEKIFDAHRVNMPFPDTHVLKLDRVFCHEITTPIAITDLMARGMDRVFDPTKIKAVIDHVTPAKDSKTAEQGKILRDWAKRHGIKDFFDIGRNGVCHAIFPEKGFVRPGFTIIMGDSHTCTHGAFGAFAAGVGTTDLEVGILKGVCAFHSPKTIKFVLNGSLKPGVYAKDLILFIIKELTVNGATNMVIEFTGPVVDAMSMESRMTLCNMAIEAGGTSGVCYPDMTTVEYLWEFIKDEFSSKQEALKEYSKWISDEDANYEKIYEYDISNLEPMVTFGFKPDQVKPVDEMIGTKIDQVYIGSCTNGRIEDLRIAAEILKDKKINDDVRGIVSPATPDIYTMALKEGIIEIFQNAGFCVTNPTCGACLGMSNGILANGESCASTTNRNFNGRMGKGGTVHLMSPATAAASALEGKITNSQLYKG, from the coding sequence ATGGGTAAAACTTTAGCTGAAAAAATATTTGATGCACACAGAGTGAATATGCCGTTTCCTGATACGCATGTTCTAAAATTGGATAGAGTTTTCTGTCATGAAATTACGACACCAATTGCAATTACGGACCTTATGGCTAGGGGGATGGACAGAGTCTTCGACCCTACGAAAATTAAAGCAGTAATAGATCATGTAACCCCTGCGAAGGATTCGAAAACAGCTGAACAGGGAAAAATACTACGTGACTGGGCTAAAAGACATGGTATTAAGGACTTTTTTGACATTGGAAGAAATGGAGTTTGTCATGCAATATTTCCTGAAAAGGGTTTCGTTAGACCAGGTTTTACAATAATTATGGGTGACTCTCATACTTGTACTCATGGAGCTTTTGGTGCTTTTGCAGCAGGAGTTGGAACTACAGACCTTGAAGTAGGTATATTAAAAGGGGTTTGTGCATTTCATTCACCTAAAACTATAAAATTCGTATTAAATGGTTCATTAAAACCAGGTGTTTACGCAAAAGACCTAATACTATTCATTATAAAAGAGCTTACAGTAAATGGTGCAACAAATATGGTAATAGAGTTTACAGGACCTGTAGTAGATGCTATGTCAATGGAATCACGTATGACATTGTGTAATATGGCGATAGAAGCAGGTGGTACAAGTGGAGTATGCTATCCGGATATGACAACAGTGGAATATTTGTGGGAATTTATTAAGGATGAATTTAGTTCAAAACAAGAAGCTTTAAAAGAATACTCTAAGTGGATTTCTGATGAAGATGCAAACTATGAAAAAATATATGAATATGATATTTCTAATTTAGAGCCTATGGTTACTTTTGGGTTTAAACCGGATCAAGTTAAACCAGTAGATGAAATGATTGGTACAAAAATTGACCAGGTTTATATTGGAAGTTGTACAAATGGTAGAATAGAAGACCTTAGAATTGCAGCTGAAATTCTTAAAGACAAGAAAATTAATGATGACGTTCGTGGAATTGTAAGTCCTGCAACTCCAGATATTTATACTATGGCTTTAAAAGAAGGTATAATTGAAATCTTCCAAAATGCTGGGTTTTGTGTAACAAATCCTACATGCGGGGCTTGTCTTGGTATGAGTAATGGAATTCTTGCGAACGGTGAATCATGTGCTTCGACAACAAATCGTAACTTTAATGGTAGAATGGGTAAAGGTGGTACAGTTCATTTAATGAGCCCTGCAACAGCTGCAGCTTCAGCTCTTGAGGGAAAAATAACAAATTCTCAATTATATAAAGGATAG
- a CDS encoding thiolase family protein — protein MNKVYIVDGCRTPIGKKNGKLSTYLPEKLGAAVMNRLLGRNALKPKNIDEVFLGNAIGPGGNIARLSLLEAGWDQSIPATTIDFQCGSGMKSIFVAYYMIKASEANLVIAGGVESTSLEPMRRYNNKDPKFEGEAVFYSKAQFSPFILGDPDMLTGAEKTGELFGLSRDDMDRWALMSHKRAIEAKYENKLKDVIISLDGDSQISDESIREKMSMRLLAKAAPVVKPGGNITSGNSCLTHDGACALLLASQEAVEKYNLKPIAIIEAVGSIGVNPNYPPVGAINVVKKLLNERKLTSNQIDVYEVNEAFAVKILGFIKELGISEETINLWGGALAYGHPYGASGAIITLHLAEILKKDNKERGIAAIGVAGGQGAAIMIRNITKDE, from the coding sequence ATGAATAAAGTTTATATCGTAGATGGTTGTAGAACCCCAATAGGAAAGAAAAATGGAAAGCTTTCTACTTATCTTCCGGAAAAATTAGGAGCAGCTGTTATGAATAGGTTACTTGGGCGAAATGCTCTAAAACCAAAGAATATTGATGAAGTATTCCTCGGAAATGCTATTGGCCCTGGTGGTAATATAGCTAGACTCTCTTTATTGGAAGCAGGATGGGACCAATCAATACCAGCTACAACTATAGATTTTCAGTGTGGCTCAGGGATGAAATCAATATTTGTGGCTTACTATATGATTAAAGCCTCTGAAGCAAATTTAGTGATAGCTGGTGGAGTAGAAAGTACATCTTTAGAACCTATGAGAAGATATAACAATAAAGATCCTAAATTTGAAGGTGAAGCTGTTTTTTATTCTAAGGCCCAGTTTTCACCTTTTATTTTAGGAGACCCGGATATGCTAACTGGTGCTGAAAAAACAGGAGAGCTCTTTGGACTAAGTAGAGATGATATGGATAGATGGGCTTTAATGAGTCATAAGAGGGCTATTGAAGCTAAGTATGAGAATAAACTTAAAGATGTAATAATTAGTTTGGATGGAGATAGTCAAATTTCCGATGAAAGTATAAGAGAAAAAATGTCTATGAGACTTTTAGCTAAGGCTGCACCAGTAGTAAAACCAGGTGGAAATATAACAAGTGGTAATTCATGCTTAACACATGATGGTGCTTGTGCACTATTACTGGCCTCACAAGAGGCAGTAGAAAAATATAATCTTAAGCCAATAGCTATTATTGAAGCCGTTGGAAGTATAGGAGTAAATCCAAATTACCCACCAGTCGGTGCAATAAATGTAGTTAAGAAATTACTTAATGAAAGGAAATTAACTTCAAATCAAATAGATGTTTATGAAGTTAATGAAGCATTTGCAGTAAAGATATTAGGCTTTATTAAGGAGTTAGGTATTTCGGAAGAAACTATAAATCTCTGGGGTGGGGCATTAGCATATGGACATCCCTATGGAGCTTCTGGTGCTATTATTACTCTTCACCTAGCTGAAATACTGAAAAAGGATAATAAAGAGAGAGGTATTGCTGCAATAGGAGTCGCTGGTGGACAGGGGGCTGCTATTATGATTAGAAATATAACAAAGGATGAATAA
- a CDS encoding 3-isopropylmalate dehydratase small subunit, translating into MKKFSGKVLFLDRSDINTDEIIPAKYLTEITKEALKPFLLEDLVLNGFNNKEDINDKAVIVTRENFGCGSSREHAPWALEVNGINVVIAENFARIFRQNMYNCGMFAIQLPKEKIDYLFDTYSDKDTTITIDIDRSKIIVTTQDRSDEIDFVIGEFDKTLVKEGGWVGYADKNY; encoded by the coding sequence ATGAAAAAATTTAGTGGAAAAGTTTTATTCTTAGACAGAAGTGATATCAATACTGATGAGATAATTCCAGCGAAATATCTTACGGAAATTACGAAGGAGGCTTTAAAACCATTCTTATTAGAAGACTTAGTGCTTAATGGGTTCAACAATAAGGAAGATATTAATGATAAGGCAGTAATAGTAACAAGAGAAAATTTTGGATGTGGTTCTTCAAGAGAGCATGCCCCATGGGCTCTTGAGGTAAATGGAATAAATGTAGTTATCGCAGAAAACTTTGCAAGAATATTTAGACAGAATATGTACAATTGCGGCATGTTTGCAATACAATTACCGAAAGAAAAGATTGATTATCTTTTTGACACATATTCTGACAAAGATACTACTATAACAATAGACATTGACAGATCTAAGATTATCGTGACTACCCAAGATAGATCAGATGAAATTGATTTTGTAATTGGTGAGTTTGACAAGACACTAGTTAAAGAAGGCGGCTGGGTTGGCTATGCTGATAAAAACTACTAA